Proteins encoded in a region of the Vicia villosa cultivar HV-30 ecotype Madison, WI linkage group LG5, Vvil1.0, whole genome shotgun sequence genome:
- the LOC131602247 gene encoding lysine histidine transporter-like 8, giving the protein MGKVADESEYLRTEVALLQFSDANFKSPLSPLFIHIHDDDHQTTTSFDSESDPSSQQQQQNEQQHPKDEWLPLTESRNGNAYYAAFHILNSNIGFQALMLPVAFATLGWIWGSVCLSIAFTWQLYTIYLLIELHESVSGKRQSRYLFLAMSAFGERLGKVAALFPVMYLSGGSCVMFIITGGGTMKLLFKTLCENHNGTTCGAHSLSGVEWFLVFTCLAILIAQLPNLNSMAAVSLVGAVVSISYCTLFWSLSVKKGRPMGVSYNTTLVQQESTLVKISDILNAIGIIVLAFRGHNVVLEIQGTLPSNLKETSKEPMRRGVTISYILIAMCVFPLSIAGFWAYGNQIPSDRGFLTAFPQFHKHEVTKFSIGAIYVLVILHCLSSFQVYAMPVFDNLELRYTTLKNKKCPRIVRTCFRLLFGGFTFFIAVTFPFLPSLGALIGGMTLVPLTYAYPCFMWLAIKKPRTKGIVWCFNLVLGCLGMVLSVLLVAAAIRTLADKGLNANFFKP; this is encoded by the exons ATGGGAAAAGTAGCTGATGAATCTGAATATTTGAGGACAGAAGTAGCACTGTTACAATTTTCTGATGCTAATTTCAAATCTCCATTATCTCCTTTGTTCATACACATTCATGATGATGATCATCAAACCACTACTAGTTTTGACTCTGAATCTGACCCATCATCACAACAGCAGCAGCAGAATGAACAACAGCATCCAAAAGATGAGTGGCTTCCACTAACTGAATCAAGAAATGGAAATGCATATTATGCAGCTTTTCATATTCTAAATTCCAACATTGGTTTTCAAGCTCTCATGCTTCCTGTTGCCTTTGCCACTCTTGGTTG GATTTGGGGTAGTGTGTGTTTGTCAATAGCATTCACTTGGCAACTTTATACAATATATCTTCTAATTGAGCTTCATGAATCTGTCTCTGGAAAACGTCAAAGTAGATATCTTTTCCTTGCAATGTCTGCATTTG GTGAACGATTAGGAAAAGTAGCAGCACTATTTCCAGTAATGTACCTATCAGGAGGTAGTTGTGTAATGTTTATAATCACTGGTGGTGGGACAATGAAGCTACTATTCAAGACTCTATGCGAAAACCATAACGGGACAACATGCGGCGCGCACTCGCTAAGTGGGGTGGAGTGGTTCTTAGTGTTTACTTGTTTGGCCATACTCATTGCACAGTTGCCTAATCTCAACTCAATGGCTGCTGTCTCTTTGGTGGGAGCTGTTGTCTCTATCAGTTACTGCACACTGTTTTGGTCACTTTCTGTTAAGAAAGGTAGGCCAATGGGTGTGTCCTACAATACTACACTGGTGCAACAAGAATCAACATTGGTGAAGATTAGTGACATTTTGAATGCTATTGGAATCATTGTGCTAGCTTTTCGAGGTCACAATGTTGTACTAGAAATTCAAGGAACTCTACCTTCAAATTTGAAAGAAACATCAAAAGAACCAATGCGTAGAGGAGTGACCATTTCATATATACTTATTGCCATGTGTGTCTTTCCTCTCTCAATTGCTGGATTTTGGGCATATGGAAACCAG ATACCTTCTGATAGAGGATTTTTAACTGCATTCCCACAATTCCACAAACATGAAGTAACAAAATTCTCAATAGGTGCAATCTATGTTCTAGTGATACTACATTGTTTGAGTAGCTTCCAAGTCTATGCCATGCCAGTTTTCGACAACTTGGAACTAAGATACACAaccttaaagaataaaaaatgtCCACGAATTGTGAGAACATGCTTTCGGTTACTCTTTGGAGGGTTCACATTTTTTATAGCAGTAACATTTCCTTTCTTGCCAAGCCTTGGTGCTCTGATAGGTGGAATGACCCTTGTGCCCCTCACATATGCATATCCTTGTTTCATGTGGCTAGCTATTAAGAAACCTCGTACAAAGGGTATAGTATGGTGCTTCAACCTCGTACTTGGTTGCTTAGGGATGGTTCTTAGTGTACTTTTGGTGGCTGCTGCTATAAGGACTTTGGCTGACAAAGGGTTAAATGCTAATTTCTTCAAACCATGA